The Gemmatimonadota bacterium genome contains a region encoding:
- a CDS encoding sigma-54-dependent Fis family transcriptional regulator yields the protein MSAIVLTLADLETAVPLNAALEQAGFTTELVSAVDDARASVRREQPDLIILTGAVHEAPALDLVNYARELEIFTLVLLEPTDSERAERVERLAPTETMLKPIKQGDAVVLARRLVERRRLQQRIGISGQSGAIHQVLVKIEQMAGVSTTVLIQGESGTGKELVAKALHDLSPRRGKPFIPVNCAALPESLLESELFGHEKGAFTGAAERRLGRFELADTGTIFLDEIGEIPQSVQVKLLRVLETRSFFRVGGVQPIKVDVRVVAATNRALRDSVAMGEFRDDLYYRLSVLNIELTPLRERREDIGLLLRRFIREFVKLHDRPFRGITAEAMQRLVGAPWPGNVRQLRNLVESMVVLAPGSEIRAADIPAEVLEGAHTLLPVLASSAGRQQPSQELEFILRSLMDLRLQVEELRRRLDERGSKVQGIEIPETSVASLHEFVPETAPQDVLYRPGMTMAEVEKATIGAALKESRGNRRQAAAKLGIGERTLYRKIKDYRLD from the coding sequence ATGTCTGCCATTGTGCTGACCCTCGCCGATCTCGAAACGGCGGTCCCGCTCAACGCCGCGTTGGAGCAGGCCGGCTTTACCACCGAACTGGTCTCGGCGGTCGACGATGCCCGGGCCTCGGTCCGCCGGGAGCAACCGGATCTCATCATCCTGACCGGGGCGGTCCACGAAGCCCCGGCGCTCGACCTCGTCAACTACGCCCGCGAGCTCGAAATCTTTACCCTGGTGCTCCTCGAACCGACCGACTCTGAGCGCGCCGAGCGGGTCGAGCGCCTGGCCCCGACCGAAACGATGCTGAAGCCGATCAAGCAGGGCGATGCGGTCGTGTTGGCCCGCCGGCTGGTCGAACGTCGGCGGCTCCAGCAGCGGATCGGGATATCCGGTCAGAGCGGCGCCATTCACCAGGTGTTGGTCAAGATCGAGCAGATGGCGGGGGTCTCCACCACCGTGCTGATCCAGGGTGAGTCGGGCACCGGCAAGGAACTTGTCGCCAAGGCCCTCCACGATCTGTCGCCTCGGCGGGGCAAGCCCTTCATTCCGGTCAACTGCGCGGCGCTCCCCGAGTCGTTGCTCGAGTCGGAGTTGTTCGGGCATGAAAAGGGGGCCTTTACCGGCGCGGCTGAACGGCGGTTGGGGCGCTTCGAGCTGGCCGACACGGGGACGATCTTCCTCGACGAGATCGGCGAGATTCCTCAGAGCGTCCAAGTCAAACTGCTCCGGGTGCTGGAGACTCGGTCGTTTTTTCGAGTTGGCGGGGTCCAGCCGATCAAGGTCGACGTTCGGGTGGTGGCGGCCACCAACCGGGCGTTGCGCGATTCGGTCGCGATGGGCGAGTTCCGCGATGATCTCTATTACCGCCTCAGCGTCCTCAATATCGAGCTGACGCCGCTGCGAGAGCGGCGAGAAGACATCGGGCTGTTGCTCCGCCGGTTCATCCGGGAGTTCGTCAAGCTCCATGACCGCCCGTTCCGGGGCATTACCGCGGAGGCCATGCAGCGGTTGGTGGGGGCACCGTGGCCCGGGAACGTCCGGCAGCTTCGGAACCTGGTCGAGTCGATGGTGGTGCTGGCGCCGGGGTCGGAGATCCGGGCGGCGGATATCCCCGCCGAAGTGTTGGAGGGAGCCCACACCTTGCTGCCTGTCCTCGCCAGTTCGGCGGGGCGTCAACAACCGAGTCAGGAACTCGAATTCATCCTCCGGAGCCTGATGGACCTCCGCCTCCAGGTCGAGGAGTTGCGTCGGCGGCTCGACGAGCGGGGTTCCAAGGTCCAAGGCATTGAAATCCCGGAGACCTCGGTCGCTTCCTTGCATGAGTTCGTGCCAGAAACTGCACCGCAGGATGTCCTCTACCGCCCTGGCATGACTATGGCAGAAGTTGAGAAGGCGACAATTGGAGCGGCGCTGAAAGAGTCCCGCGGCAATCGCCGCCAAGCGGCCGCAAAGCTAGGAATTGGAGAGCGAACGCTCTATCGGAAGATCAAGGATTATCGACTCGACTGA
- the gcvT gene encoding glycine cleavage system aminomethyltransferase GcvT — MSDSSSLLRTPLAEIHRALGGKMVPFAGWEMPVQYSAGIMAEHQAVRNGCGVFDVSHMGEFEVTGPDRNAFVNRITSNDVGALAAGQVQYSAILNKEGTFVDDCTVYRFDNKLMIVVNASNRAKAWEHIVDLKGGANIRLRDISDDIGLLAVQGPTTQALLQPITNMALDTIGYYHHGQGRIGGVDCFISRTGYTGEDGLELYCRWKDTVALWEAVTKVGAHPIGLGARDSLRLEMGYALYGQEIDDTITPFEAGLAWIVKLDKGSPFVGAEALRAQKERGLVRKLVGFTLEGRGIARHNYPVWCDGNQVDVVRSGGQSPSLGVSIGTTFLPAASAKIGTRFEVECRNEKIPALVVKRPFWEKGSVKK; from the coding sequence ATGAGCGATTCGTCCAGTTTGCTTCGTACTCCGTTGGCCGAGATCCACCGGGCCCTTGGCGGGAAGATGGTACCGTTCGCCGGGTGGGAAATGCCGGTCCAGTATTCGGCCGGGATCATGGCGGAGCATCAGGCGGTGCGGAACGGGTGCGGGGTGTTCGATGTGTCCCACATGGGGGAGTTCGAGGTGACGGGGCCGGACCGGAACGCGTTCGTCAACCGGATTACCTCCAACGACGTCGGCGCGCTCGCGGCCGGACAGGTCCAATACTCGGCGATCCTCAACAAAGAGGGGACTTTCGTCGACGACTGTACGGTCTACCGGTTCGACAACAAGCTGATGATCGTGGTCAACGCGTCCAATCGCGCCAAGGCGTGGGAGCACATCGTTGATCTGAAAGGCGGGGCCAACATCCGGCTTCGCGACATTTCCGACGACATTGGGCTCCTGGCCGTGCAGGGGCCCACGACCCAGGCCTTGCTGCAGCCGATCACCAACATGGCGCTCGATACCATCGGCTACTATCACCACGGCCAGGGCCGGATCGGCGGCGTGGACTGTTTCATCTCTCGGACCGGCTACACCGGGGAAGACGGGTTGGAGCTCTATTGCCGGTGGAAAGACACCGTTGCGCTCTGGGAAGCCGTTACCAAAGTGGGGGCGCACCCGATCGGGCTCGGCGCCCGCGACTCGCTCCGGCTCGAAATGGGCTATGCGCTCTACGGCCAGGAAATCGACGACACCATCACGCCGTTCGAGGCCGGGCTTGCCTGGATCGTGAAGCTCGACAAGGGCTCGCCGTTCGTCGGGGCCGAGGCGCTTCGGGCCCAGAAGGAACGGGGGCTGGTCCGCAAATTGGTGGGGTTCACGCTCGAGGGACGGGGCATTGCCCGGCACAACTACCCGGTGTGGTGCGACGGCAACCAGGTCGACGTGGTCCGGAGCGGCGGCCAGAGCCCTTCGTTAGGCGTCTCGATCGGCACCACCTTCCTGCCGGCGGCCTCGGCCAAGATCGGGACCCGGTTCGAGGTCGAGTGCCGGAACGAGAAGATCCCGGCCCTGGTGGTCAAGCGGCCGTTCTGGGAGAAGGGGTCGGTCAAGAAGTAA
- a CDS encoding MogA/MoaB family molybdenum cofactor biosynthesis protein, producing MRVAILTISDAGSRGEREDTSGQAIADWAAGHGYQVTVRDLVPDMVNLIVARLTAWADNGLADVILTTGGTGLTERDVTPEATRVVLEREAPGIAEAIRMSAYPRFPKAVLSRGVAGTRRRTLIVNLPGSAGGVKDGLAVLDPLVGHAVDLITGTRTGH from the coding sequence ATGCGGGTAGCCATTCTCACGATCTCTGACGCCGGATCGCGTGGTGAGCGGGAGGACACCTCCGGTCAGGCCATTGCCGACTGGGCCGCCGGACATGGCTACCAGGTCACCGTCCGAGATCTGGTGCCCGATATGGTCAACCTGATCGTGGCCCGGCTCACCGCGTGGGCCGATAATGGTCTGGCCGATGTCATCCTGACGACCGGGGGCACCGGGCTGACCGAGCGGGACGTGACCCCGGAGGCCACCCGGGTGGTGCTGGAACGCGAGGCCCCCGGGATTGCCGAGGCGATCCGGATGAGCGCCTACCCCCGATTCCCCAAGGCGGTGTTGTCCCGGGGCGTGGCCGGCACTCGGCGCCGGACCTTGATCGTGAATTTGCCGGGAAGTGCAGGTGGGGTGAAGGACGGACTGGCCGTGCTGGACCCGTTGGTCGGGCATGCGGTGGATTTGATCACCGGCACCCGAACCGGGCACTGA